Proteins encoded in a region of the Pseudomonas denitrificans (nom. rej.) genome:
- the fucP gene encoding L-fucose:H+ symporter permease — protein MDQSTANRHTSALTVLTLLFFMWGLITSLNDILVPHLKAVFTLSYVEASLVQFCFFGAYFIMSFPAGRLVEKVGYKSGIIVGLATAGIGCLLFYPAAGAQSYPFFLAALFILASGITLLQVAANPYVNILGPAATAASRLNLTQAFNSLGTTVGPLVGSVTILAIGAGAASQIGSSAASEADSVKTPYLVLAGLLFAIAVLIALFRLPKIHHGEPTDGVAGRQSIFAHRHLVFGVIAIFCYVGAEVSIGSYLVSLMGQPDIAGLPADQAGKYLSFYWGGAMVGRFIGSALMRAIAPNRLLAFNAVAIAVLIGIALSIGGHVAMWALILIGLFNSIMFPTIFSLALEGLGNLTSKGSGLLCMAIVGGAVMPLVQAFFADRIGLLPSFAVPLVCYLYIVWFGARGYRADQASTAPAGNA, from the coding sequence ATGGACCAGTCGACCGCCAACCGCCACACCAGCGCCCTCACCGTGCTGACCCTGCTGTTCTTCATGTGGGGCCTGATCACTTCGCTGAACGACATCCTCGTGCCGCACCTCAAGGCAGTCTTCACCCTGTCCTACGTTGAGGCCTCGCTGGTGCAGTTCTGCTTCTTCGGCGCCTACTTCATCATGTCCTTCCCCGCCGGGCGACTGGTGGAGAAGGTCGGCTACAAGAGCGGCATCATCGTCGGCCTGGCCACCGCCGGCATCGGCTGCCTGCTGTTCTACCCGGCGGCCGGCGCGCAGTCCTACCCGTTCTTCCTCGCCGCGCTGTTCATCCTCGCCTCGGGCATCACCCTGCTGCAGGTCGCGGCCAACCCCTACGTGAACATACTCGGTCCGGCGGCCACCGCCGCCAGCCGGCTTAACCTGACCCAGGCCTTCAACTCGCTGGGCACCACGGTCGGCCCGCTGGTGGGCTCGGTGACCATTCTCGCCATCGGCGCCGGCGCCGCCTCGCAGATCGGCAGCTCCGCCGCCAGCGAAGCGGACTCTGTGAAGACCCCCTACCTGGTGCTGGCCGGCCTGCTGTTCGCCATCGCCGTGCTGATCGCCCTGTTCCGCCTGCCCAAGATCCACCACGGCGAGCCCACCGACGGCGTGGCCGGGCGCCAGTCGATCTTCGCCCACCGCCACCTGGTCTTCGGGGTCATCGCGATCTTCTGTTACGTCGGCGCCGAGGTGTCCATCGGCAGCTACCTGGTCAGCCTGATGGGCCAGCCGGATATCGCCGGGCTGCCGGCGGACCAGGCCGGCAAGTACCTGTCGTTCTACTGGGGTGGCGCCATGGTCGGCCGCTTCATCGGCAGCGCACTGATGCGCGCCATCGCGCCGAACCGCCTGCTGGCCTTCAACGCCGTGGCCATCGCCGTGCTGATCGGCATCGCGCTGAGCATCGGCGGGCACGTGGCGATGTGGGCGCTGATCCTGATCGGCCTGTTCAACTCGATCATGTTCCCGACCATCTTCTCCCTCGCCCTGGAAGGCCTGGGCAACCTCACCAGCAAGGGTTCCGGCCTGCTCTGCATGGCCATCGTCGGCGGCGCCGTGATGCCGCTGGTGCAGGCCTTCTTCGCCGACCGTATCGGCCTGCTGCCTTCGTTCGCCGTACCGCTGGTGTGCTACCTGTACATCGTCTGGTTCGGCGCACGCGGCTATCGCGCCGACCAGGCCTCCACGGCTCCCGCCGGCAACGCCTGA
- a CDS encoding pirin family protein encodes MSDSLLAIRPRAEDVEGVPILRPLPSAQRRSVGPFVFFDHMLESSFAPEHGMDIRQHPHIGLSTLTYLFEGQVQHKDSLGSDQLVLPGDVSWMTAGRGVAHVERTPANLLHSGSRLHGLQVWLALPRELEGCEPSYSHHAAASLPESDSLGVRIRMIAGSGFCLESPVPVRSKTLYADLQLSAGATLAIPDEHPERALYLIEGEALLDDESLPLHQLIVLPEGETFTLSACGDCHAVMIGGDALDGPRRMNWNFVASDPDLIDSARARWAARDWPTVPGEQERIELPR; translated from the coding sequence ATGAGCGACAGCCTGCTAGCCATCCGCCCACGCGCCGAAGACGTCGAGGGCGTGCCTATCCTGCGGCCCCTGCCCTCGGCCCAGCGCCGCAGCGTCGGGCCCTTCGTGTTCTTCGACCACATGCTCGAGAGCAGTTTCGCGCCGGAGCACGGCATGGACATCCGCCAGCACCCGCACATCGGCCTGTCCACCCTCACCTACCTGTTCGAAGGCCAGGTCCAGCACAAGGACAGCCTCGGCTCGGACCAGCTCGTGCTGCCCGGCGACGTCAGCTGGATGACCGCCGGGCGCGGCGTCGCCCATGTCGAGCGGACCCCGGCCAACCTGCTGCACAGCGGCTCGCGCCTGCACGGCCTGCAGGTCTGGCTGGCCCTGCCTCGGGAGCTGGAAGGCTGCGAGCCGAGCTACAGCCACCATGCGGCCGCCAGCCTGCCGGAAAGCGACAGCCTGGGCGTGCGCATCCGCATGATCGCCGGCTCCGGCTTCTGCCTGGAGTCGCCGGTGCCGGTGCGTTCGAAGACGCTCTATGCCGACCTGCAGTTGTCCGCCGGCGCCACCCTGGCGATCCCCGACGAACACCCCGAGCGCGCGCTATACCTGATCGAAGGCGAAGCGCTGCTGGACGACGAATCGCTGCCGCTGCACCAGTTGATCGTGCTGCCGGAAGGCGAGACTTTCACCCTTTCCGCCTGTGGCGACTGCCACGCCGTGATGATCGGTGGCGACGCGCTGGACGGGCCCCGGCGGATGAACTGGAACTTCGTCGCCAGCGACCCCGATCTGATCGACAGCGCCCGCGCCCGCTGGGCCGCCCGTGACTGGCCGACGGTGCCGGGCGAGCAGGAACGCATCGAACTGCCGCGCTAG
- a CDS encoding DUF3859 domain-containing protein — protein MSISRLPAVLALSLTCAFASSAFAEVRVNGPVEYGVFVSNYKDYQPGERVLTSSKEQLESTTRVPAKLGTKFGMRYQLSGKQEGDTPLTLLYFTPGVVTPDGQRHDKLEVVQKLVVGAPTDVMAYQFTENHEVVQGQWRFMVFQGDRLLAEKTFTVE, from the coding sequence ATGTCCATTTCCCGCCTGCCAGCAGTCCTGGCTCTCTCCCTGACTTGTGCCTTCGCTTCCTCGGCCTTTGCCGAAGTGCGCGTCAACGGCCCGGTGGAGTACGGCGTCTTCGTCAGCAACTACAAGGATTACCAGCCCGGTGAGCGCGTGCTGACCAGCAGCAAGGAGCAGCTGGAGTCCACGACCCGCGTTCCGGCCAAGCTGGGCACCAAGTTCGGCATGCGCTACCAGCTCAGCGGCAAGCAGGAAGGCGACACCCCGCTGACCCTGCTGTACTTCACCCCTGGCGTGGTGACCCCGGACGGCCAGCGCCACGACAAGCTCGAGGTCGTGCAGAAGCTGGTCGTGGGCGCGCCCACCGACGTGATGGCCTACCAGTTCACCGAGAACCACGAGGTGGTGCAGGGCCAGTGGCGCTTCATGGTGTTTCAGGGCGACCGCCTGCTGGCAGAGAAGACCTTCACCGTCGAGTAA